TGCTTCCGGTAGGGTTTACAAAGCCGCATGGTCACCCATGCGCTGGTGAGCTCTTACCTCGCCGTTTCATCCTTACCGCATTGCTGCGGCGGTTTGTTTTCTGTTGCACTTTCCCTAAGGTCACCCTCGGCTGCCGTTAGCAGTTACCGTGCTCTGTGAGGCCCGGACTTTCCTCAGAGCGGTCAAAGCCGCCCCGCCGCCGTATGTTCCACTCGTTTTCCGCTCCTCATGATACCATAAAAAAGCAGGATTTGCAAGTAGAAGCCTTTTTTGATATAATATCTTATATATTTTTATGTTTTTTTGCGCAGGAGGTGGGGGTGCATATGCGGCTGTTTTTTACGGTGCCCGATACGCCGCAGACCCAAAACGGAGTGCTTCTGCGCAATTTTCTGCGCCAGTGTGCCGTTTCTACCGACCTTGCCCGTGCAGTCAAGTTCCGGGGCAGCGGCTTTTTTGCGGATGGAGAGCCTGTCCTTGCCAACCGCAGGGTGTACCCGGGGCAGACGGTCAGCTTTGAGCTGCCGCCGGAAGGGGAAGGCGTGGCCCCGCAGCCGGAGATCCCGGTAAACGTGGTCTATGAGGATGCCTTTGCAGTGGTGCTGGAAAAGCCGCCGCATCTGGCCGTGCACCCTACCCTGAACTACCCCTACGATACCCTTGCCAACGGGTATGCGGCATGGGCTGCGCAGCAGGGCATCAGCCCGGTGTTCCGCCCGGTGAACCGTATCGATAAGGACACCAGCGGCCTTGTTCTGGCTGCAAAGCACGCCTACGCTGCGCCGCTGCTGGCCCGGAATGTGGAAAAACTCTACTATGCCGTTGTGGAGGGAGAGCTGCCGCTGGGTCCGGGCGTGATCGACGCGCCCATTGGCCGCCAGACGGAGAGCATCATTGGCCGCTGCGTGACCCCGGACGGCAAGCCCAGCCGTACCGAGTATACCATATTAAAAGCAGAAAACGGCCTGAGCCTTGCAGCCTGTGTGCCGGTAACGGGCCGCACCCATCAGATCCGGGTGCATTTTGCGTCCATCGGCCACCCGCTGGCTGGGGATGACCTTTACGGCGGGAGCCGGGAGCGCATTGGGCGGCAGGCGCTGCACTGTGTAAGGCAGAGCTTCCGGGTGCCGGTGTACACCCCGGTTGAGGGTGGAATCCGGGTGGAATGCCCGGCAAATGGAAATAACTGGAAGACTGCTGCGGCGGAAAGCCCGCTGCCGCAGGATATGAAACAGCTTTTTGGTGAAAAGTAAGTGAAAGAACCGCCCAAATTTTGTGACAATGCTTGTTTCAAAGACGGCAGGGTGTATAATAAAATAAGAATGTTGTGTGCATGAGCCTGCTGGAAAGGGCATGTGCGCCCAAGACCGCCGCCGTCTTATCCCGGCACCGTGTGTGCATTGGCGGCAAGGAAGGAGAAAAACCTTTTGATCGAAGACAAGACAAAGGAGCAGCAGCCCGCTTCACCGGTAAAACCGAAACGCGGCCAGAGGCTGCGCTCCCTTTGGGCACAGCTGCAATGCATGGGGCTTTTGCACCGGCACCGGCTGCGCCGTAAAACCCAGAATCATGTGAATGATTTTGGCAGAAAGCTTGCCCAGAATTCTGCCGTGCCAGTCATCGGGGAGACGCTGTATGCACTGGGCTATTCTACAGAGTATGGATTCGTCCGCGTTGGGCGCGGCCTGCGCAGCGGCTGGCTGTGGCTGTGGCAGGCATTTACGACACTGCTGGCAAATGCTGCGGCAATGGCGTTCCCGGGGGCAGCGCAGATGTTCCGGGACCTGTTCGGCCCGATCTGGCTGTTCTTCCGGGGCTGCGGTTCGCTGCTGGTGCACGCCCAACGGGTGCGGAAAGAAAAAGGCTTTGCCGCAGCCTGCAAAGCCAGCGTAC
Above is a genomic segment from Faecalibacterium taiwanense containing:
- a CDS encoding RluA family pseudouridine synthase, with the translated sequence MRLFFTVPDTPQTQNGVLLRNFLRQCAVSTDLARAVKFRGSGFFADGEPVLANRRVYPGQTVSFELPPEGEGVAPQPEIPVNVVYEDAFAVVLEKPPHLAVHPTLNYPYDTLANGYAAWAAQQGISPVFRPVNRIDKDTSGLVLAAKHAYAAPLLARNVEKLYYAVVEGELPLGPGVIDAPIGRQTESIIGRCVTPDGKPSRTEYTILKAENGLSLAACVPVTGRTHQIRVHFASIGHPLAGDDLYGGSRERIGRQALHCVRQSFRVPVYTPVEGGIRVECPANGNNWKTAAAESPLPQDMKQLFGEK